The Thamnophis elegans isolate rThaEle1 chromosome 15, rThaEle1.pri, whole genome shotgun sequence genome includes a window with the following:
- the LOC116518328 gene encoding cell division cycle and apoptosis regulator protein 1 isoform X2 — protein sequence MAQFGGQKNPPWATQFTATAVSQPAALGVQQPSLLGASPTIYTQQTALAAGLSTQTPTNYQLTQTAALQQQAAAAAAALQQQYSQPQQTLYSVQQQLQQPQQTLLTQPAVALPTSLSLSTPQPAAQITVSYPAPRSSQQQTQPQKQRVFTGVVTKLHDTFGFVDEDVFFQLSAVKGKTPQVGDRVLVEATYNPNMPFKWNAQRIQTLPNQNQTQTQPLLKTPPPGLQPIAQQPAFSVQAQPQPLLQAQISATSITPLLQAQPQPLLQQPQQKAGLLQPPVRIVSQPQPARRLDPPPRFSGRNDRGDPMANRKDDRSRERERERRRSRERSPQRKRSRERSPRRERERSPRRPRRVVPRYTVQFSKFSLDCLSCDMMELRRRYQNLYIPSDFFDAQFTWVDAFPMPRPFQLGNYCNFYVMQREVDPLDKNTAVLDPADADHLYSAKVMLMASPSMEDLYHKSCALAEDSQEVRDGFQHPARLIKFLVGMKGKDEAMAIGGHWSPSLDGPDPEKDPSVLIKTAIRCCRALTGIDLSVCTQWYRFAEIRYHRPEETHKGRTVPAHVETVVLFFPDVWHCLPTRSEWETLSRGYKQQLVEKLQGERKEADGEQDEEEKDDGEAKEISTPTHWSKLDPKAMKVNDLRKELESRTLSSKGLKSQLIARLTKQLKVEEQKEEQKELEKSEKEDEEEEERKSEDDKEEEERKRLEEVERQRRERRYVLPDEPAIIVHPNWAAKSGKFDCSIMSLSVLLDYRLEDNKEHSFEVSLFAELFNEMLQRDFGVRIYKALLSLPDKEDKKDKKNKKDEKKEKREERDDENDDPKPKRRKSGDDKDKKDDRDDRKREDKRKDDSKDDDEIEDDNNQEEYDPMEAEDAEDEDDDRDDEEMNRRDDRREGSRHCKERASKDKERNKTQMITINRDLLMAFVYFDQCHCAYLLEKDLEEILYTLGLHLSRAQVRCCNFCFLTTSNIMAVEKQ from the exons ATGGCACAATTTGGAGGGCAGAAGAATCCCCCATGGGCAACTCAGTTTACAGCTACAGCAGTTTCTCAGCCAG CTGCTTTGGGTGTACAACAGCCTTCATTACTCGGAGCATCTCCTACAATATATACCCAGCAAACTGCATTGGCGGCAGGACTCAGTACTCAGACTCCAACAAACTATCAGCTCACTCAAACAGCTGCTTTGCAACAGCAAGCTGCAGCCGCAGCTGCCGCATTACAGCAG CAATATTCACAACCTCAGCAGACCCTCTATAGTGTACAACAGCAG ttgCAGCAGCCTCAGCAAACACTTTTAACTCAG cCAGCTGTGGCATTGCCAACAAGCCTTAGCCTCTCTACACCTCAACCAGCAGCACAGATAACTGTTTCGTATCCAGCACCACGGTCAAGTCAGCAGCAGACCCAGCCCCAGAAACAGCGAGTCTTCACTGGGGTGGTTACCAAGCTCCATGACACTTTTGGTTTTGTGGATGAAGATGTGTTCTTCCAACTCAG CGCTGTTAAAGGCAAGACTCCTCAAGTCGGAGACCGTGTTTTGGTAGAAGCCACGTATAATCCTAATATGCCTTTCAAATGGAACGCACAGCGAATTCAAACACTACCAAACCAG AACCAAACTCAGACCCAGCCTTTACTCAAGACTCCTCCACCGGGACTCCAGCCCATCGCACAGCAGCCTGCGTTCAGTGTCCAGGCACAGCCCCAGCCTCTCTTGCAGGCACAAATATCAGCCACTTCTATAACACCTTTGCTTCAGGCGCAACCCCAGCCATTATTACAGCAGCCACAACAGAAAG ctggTTTGCTACAGCCTCCTGTTCGAATAGTTTCACAGCCTCAGCCAGCCCGAAGATTAGATCCACCACCTAGATTTTCAGGCCGGAATGACAGAGGAGACCCCATGGCTAACAGAAAAGATGACAGAAG TCGTGAGAGGGAGCGTGAGAGGCGGAGGTCGCGAGAAAGATCACCCCAGAGAAAACGTTCCCGAGAGAGATCCCCtcgaagagagagagaaagatcccCTCGAAGACCCCGGCGTGTTGTGCCTCGCTATACAGTGCAGTTTTCCAAGTTCTCATTAGATTG CCTTAGTTGTGATATGATGGAACTGAGGCGACGATACCAGAACTTATATATTCCAAGTGACTTCTTTGATGCCCAGTTTACTTGGGTAGATGCCTTTCCTATGCCAAGACCATTTCAGCTGGGAAACTACTGCAATTTCTATGTAATGCAAAGGGAAGTCGACCCCCTGGATAAGAACACCGCTGTTCTGGACCCAGCAGATGCTGATCATCTTTACAGTGCAAAG GTGATGCTCATGGCTAGTCCAAGCATGGAAGATCTTTATCACAAATCATGTGCCCTTGCTGAAGATTCACAAGAAGTCCGGGATGGTTTTCAACACCCCGCTAGACTTATAAAG TTTTTAGTGGGTATGAAGGGGAAAGATGAAGCCATGGCTATTGGTGGACATTGGTCACCTTCATTGGATGGACCTGACCCAGAGAAAGACCCATCTGTGCTGATTAAAACTGCTATCCGGTGTTGCAGGGCCCTAACAGGAATTGATTTAAGTGTTTGCACACAATG GTACCGTTTTGCAGAGATTCGCTACCATCGCCCTGAGGAGACCCACAAGGGGCGTACGGTTCCAGCTCATGTGGAGACAGTGGTTTTATTTTTCCCGGATGTTTGGCATTGCCTTCCCACCCGCTCAGAGTGGGAAACCCTCTCCCGAGGATACAAGCAGCAGCTGGTCGAGAAGCTTCAGGGTGAACGCAAGGAGGCTGATGGAGAACAG GATGAAGAGGAAAAAGATGATGGGGAAGCTAAAGAAATATCTACTCCTACTCATTGGTCCAAACTTGATCCTAAAGCAATGAAG GTGAATGACCTACGCAAGGAATTAGAAAGTCGGACTCTTAGCTCGAAGGGTCTGAAATCCCAGCTAATAGCCCGGCTAACAAAACAACTAAAAGTGGAGGAGCAAAAAGAGGAacagaaagaattggagaaatctgaaaaggaggatgaggaagaagaagaaaggaagtctGAAGATGACAAAGAG gaagaagagagaaaacgGTTAGAAGAAGTGGAACGTCAGCGTCGAGAGAGAAGATACGTTTTGCCTGATGAACCTGCAATCATTGTGCATCCTAATTGGGCAGCCAAAAGTGGGAAGTTTGACTGCAGTATTATGTCCCTTAGTGTTCTTCTGGATTACAGACTGGAAGATAACAAAGAACATTCTTTTGAG GTTTCATTGTTTGCAGAACTTTTCAATGAAATGCTTCAGAGGGATTTTGGTGTACGAATCTACAAAGCATTGTTGTCTCTTCCGGATAAGgaagataaaaaagacaaaaagaacaagaaagatgagaaaaaagagaaaagggaagaaagagatgATGAAAATGATGACCCTAAGCCCAAAAGAAGAAAATCTGGAGATGATAAAGATAAAAAAGATGATAGAGATGACAGAAAG agggaagatAAAAGGAAGGATGATTCTAAGGACGATGATGAAATAGAAGATGACAATAACCAGGAAGAATATGATCCAATGGAAGCTGAAGATgcagaagatgaagatgatg